The Ipomoea triloba cultivar NCNSP0323 chromosome 13, ASM357664v1 genomic interval CGTATCCAGAGAAAATCTCTTCCTGCTCCAAGAACGACTACAGTTTTGTCTGCTAGGACAGGACTTAGATCAACTGATGAGGATGGACCATCTGGAGTACTTGATGCTAAACGCCTTAAAAGGGAGGAAGTTGGTGGTGAACCTAAAGGTGAACCATGCAAGGGTCTTGAATTTAGTTCTGCTAATGAAGCATACAAATTTTACAGCACCTATGCTGCTAATACTGGGTTTAAAGTAAGGATTGGTCAGCTATTCCGTTCTAAGCTTGATGGATCAATTACATCGAGAAGATTTGTGTGCTCCAAGGAGGGGCATCAGCACCCATCTAGAGTAGGTTGTGGAGCATTCATGAGGATACAAAGGCAAGAATCTGGAAGATGGGTGGTTGATCGCCATCAAATTGAACATAATCATGATCTTGACCGTCCAACAGATACTAATAGAAGACTGTCTACTTCGGTTGTATTCAAAGAGGAAGCAAGCAGTGGGTTGGATAATTTGGATTTCATTGATTCAAATGGTGACCTCACCATTGTCGTACGTGGTCGAGAAAGTAAAATTGGAAGTGATTGGTATGCTGTGCTTCTTGAGTATTTTCAGACTCGGCAAGCGGAAGATATGGGTTTCTTTTATGCAGTGCAGATGTGTGATGGTAGAGCTATGAATCTTTTCTGGGCTGATGCAAGATCCAGATTCTCCTGCACACAGTTTGGGGATGCTATTGTGTTTGATACTACTTACAGGAGAGGTAGTCATTCAGTGCCGTTTGCTTCTTTCGTTGGGGTTAATCACCATAGGCAACCTGTACTCCTTGGATGTGCCTTAATTGCTGATGAATCTGCTGAGTCGTTTACTTGGGTACTTCAAGCTTGGCAAAGGGCAATGTCTGGGAGGCGTCCTGTATCTATTATAGCAGATCAAGACTGGGCCGTTCAACATTCAATTGCTCAGGTTTTCCCTGGGACACATCACCGCTTTTCTGCATGGCAAATTGTGTCCAAGGAACAGGAGAATTTAGGTGCATTACTCTCTCTGAATCCCGAGTTTAAGTATGAGTATGAGACCTGCATTTTTCAGAGTCAGACTGCTAATGAATTTGATGCAGCATGGAATGTTCTTATCAATAAATACAACTTGAAGGACAATGCTTGGTTGAAAGATATGTCCAGGATGCGCAAAAGTTGGGTTCCGTTGTATATTAGAGGCACATTCTTTGCTGGCATACCGGTGGATGGAAGCTTGAAATCATATTTTTGTCCAATGTTGACACCCCAAACACCTCTCAACGAATTTGTTTTACGTTATGAGAAAGCCATTGAGGAAGGCAGGGATGAGGAAAGGAAAGAGGACTTTAACTCGTTGAATTTGCCAACAGTTCTTCACACAAAAGATCCCATTGAAGAGCAATGTAGAAGACTTTACACCACAGCAATGTTTAAAGTCTTTCAGAAAGAACTTATGGAGTGCTATAGCTATGTAGGGATAAAGATAAATGTTGAAGGTGCCATTAGCAGGTACCTGGTTCAGAAGTGTGCACCAAATGCAGATGAAAGGAATACTGTTGCCTTCAATGCATCAAATCTCAATATAAGTTGCAGTTGTAGAATGTTTGAGTTTGAAGGTGTGCTTTGTAGACATGCCTTGAAGGTTTTCCAGATAATGAATGTAAGGGAACTTCCATCTCGCTATATCTTACACCGATGGTCAAAGAGTGCAAAATATGGTATCCTAAGGGATGTAGACTCTGGAGGTGGCTCACAAGATTTTAGGGCCCTGATGTTGTGGAGTTTAAGGGAAGAAGCCAATAAGTTCATTGAGACTGGAGCGACTAGTTTAGAAAGATACAAACTTGCTTTTGAGATCATGCAGGAGGGTAACAGAACTCTCCGGTGGCAAAACTAGGAAGTGCCTCAAGCCCAGGCCAGGTAAATGTTCATCTGTTGCCTTGTATTGCTTAACACTGAAGAAACAATGGAGCTCTAGCTCTCCAGTTTAAACTTCATATTTGCATGTGTTACTAATTGTGACTGTTTTGGCCtctgtaattataaaatttcctTCTATAAATCAAATTAGGATTACATCATGATTGCGAATTTGAATTCATCTGTTTGTGTGTGCACTTGTTTCATAAATATAAAGGGCATGGgaaggtgaatgagaaattcaCCGCATCATGATGCAATAAACATTCTGCAGATTAAAGCAACCACTCAACCTGGAAAATCTTCCAGCCATGCTGCAATATTCATCAACACAAAACATTCAATGTCAGCTTCTGAGCACCCAGAGCTTCAGCTTCAAGTTTAGGCTCCCATAAAACGGTAGTTTCAGCGAGTAGCGCTGTCACCACATATGGATAGAAAAAAGATAGAAATACAAGAAAActtatttttgttcttttcattATTCTCTTGAAAATGTTTTTCCTATACTCATCAGTGTCATACCTTTGCCGTTCTTCTCAGTGTCACGCCCTACATGAATCAAGCAGCCACGGTTAGCTACTCCCTGCAAATCAGCCATAATACCTTGGCAAAGGTAATGTGATTTCCCAATGTATGCTCATAGATTAGTATAGTGTTTACATATTACTGGTAAAGCATACCCTAGAAAATGCGTTGATATTGTCAGTTTCGTGCTTTCCAGTCAATCTTCTCTCATTTCCTTCTCCATAGAATCGACAGATTCAGAATTTTCTTTCTTGATCGCTTCAAACCCCCCTTCCTCTCTAAAGGATTGAACCCCTAACCCCAAGGATCCCCACATCCTTGAAACCATGGGAGTAGCCTCTGTCAACTTCTTGGCTAACCTCACCTGCCATTGGGCAGAAGGAGCTAAAATCTCTGCCATTTTCACCTATCcccaactgaaaaaaaaaactatatgtGATCATCAAATGCATGAAATGTATGCCAATTGCCAACCAAGGAGGGCTCAATACTAACTAGAAGAGCAAGACTACTGTAAAAGAAGAGAAGTTCTGCAGAAATTCATGTACATATGTGAGAAATACCAGTGATTAAACACCTAACAGCTTACCATGATGAAAGGGTAAACAACTCTGttcttttttcctaattttcttCAAGAACAGTAAAGCAGAGTTGGTGAGAGAAGTGTCACTTACCCAGTTGGCAGGGAAAGTAACAGCTTTGAAACATGGACTTCTATAGCCAGAgactgcacacacacacacacacaatgttGGGGTGTAAAGTAGTCTTATAAAGTGAGAAGATCGAGTGGACACAGAATGCCTTGTTGGCTTGTCCATAGTAGAGATAGGAGTGTGTGTAGAGTGGAGGAAAATAGATTTTGCTTAGAATAGTTTAGTCTTAGATATGGAGAAAAAGGTTTTCTCCATCAAGATGTGGACATTTCttgaaagaaaaaatacaaaatatattgaagattgtttagttgaaatttgaaaaaacttTTAGGTAGAAGTTAGGACCAGGTTGGAAGCAATGAAACATGGAAAGTATAACATTGTACAAACTGGCAAAGTGGTTCTCTAAAGACCAGGCTTTGTTCCCAGGCCAGTCCATAATTGCTCAAACAAATCATTTTCAAGAACTATAATGGGTAAACACATGCCTCTCCTGCCTTATAGACTTGTAGAAGAGGTAAATCGTGGAACGTGCCTCAACTAGTCAACTAGCTTACATGCCCTTAAATGCTCCTGTCCTGGAGACTAGTGAAAGAGATAAATTGTGGAATGCGTCTTAACTGGCCTACATGTTCCTAAATGCTTTTGTTTTGGAGACTGGTGGAAGAGTTAAATCTCAGGATGTCTCAACTAGCCTACATGTTCTTAAATGCTCCTGTTCTAAAAATTAGTGGAAGAGGTAAATTGTGAGATGTCTCAACTGATTTACATGCTTCTAAATACTCGGTCCtcccttgtggtcaagcggtatagctgtggccctcccaagtgagaggtcataGGTTCGATCCCCAGTGGGGGCGTTGCGACTAGCTCACCCGGATGCTATATATACAAGTATGCACAGACAAAGATTTTTCTTGGCATTCATTTGCATGTGAGATGTGTCAATGAAACATATATGCTAAACCTTAAATGAGCCAATCATCAGTGGTCAATAATTGTTGTTGAGGATGACATGTTTGTGCTCCTCGGGGACCATTGTTGGATAAGAACTTATGCAGCAGGGAAAAAGGGGTACGCACTATCCACTCTCACTGCACACTAACcaccaaattattattttctatatattagAATCATACATTgcacaaatttatatttttatgcacaaatatagtattatagattctttttttttttttttaataatataacaatatgTCGATATAGTATAAAAGTTTAATGGTTTATATTCAGTGACACGAAAGTAGATTATAGTCTGATCTAGTCCACAAGACATACACCATTGAATTAGTAGTTTGAACAATTATTGTCTTCAAACTAGCTAttgatatgaaaaataattattgcTACTGATTATGTACTGAATGAAGACGTAACACTTCATGGATGACAATTGAATGGTTGTAAAGATATGTTATTCCACGAGACATTAATTCACCATACTCACCACGAAGGGAtcaatcattatttttttatataagagAAACCACAATGACGCCATTGGGATCAGTGAGAATCATTCCAGAAGTTCGTTACATCTTACCGTAAactttacaaattatattatgtcaAAGTCTCCGATGTACATGCATTTGCTTAACACAAAAAAAGTTCATAATTTTCAACTTTACGGTCTCcacataaaaaattattttatgtttatttaagtTGTACGTGATATCCATATTTTGTTTTGaggtttatatatattgagtcACCCTAATAAAATTGATAAGTCTAGTaaagttcaaatttaattttaaaattagaattacATATAGATTTCATTAAAGATAGTTTGACTCTTTTCTTTCCTATTTTCCTCACTCTTCCTTTTCTGTTTCCTTGTATCTGTACTATGAATGAATGTGGCGACACAACCAGCTCCTCCACATATAAAAGAGCATAAAGGATTGGTCGAGTGGGTAAAGTATAATTCTCATAACAGAAATTTTTGAGTTCAATTATTGTCAACATCTTTTCGATTGAGTTTGTTACATGTGATTTTTCTAGTATAATCTACATCTTCTATGTAATTTATAAACTATTACATAAGAATGCAAATTAtcaatacacattttttttcaaataatgatGGTGAattttttggtcaattaaaaaaaaaaaaaaaagcagacaATATCTGTTTtgttgaaggaaaaaaaaaagaaaaagaaaacgaaCCTAACTCTAACCTTTACAGCTGCGACAATATTATTGACTACTTGCTTTGCGTGCCCCAAACATTATGATGGGATTGCGATCATTCATATTTCACTTTGATAAAGAATATGACACCACTCTTTGAATTATGGACACTTGAAAGATTTACTACGTATTATTTACTGCTATCTAAAAATAGAATTTGATTTGACTTTAATGGcaatatcatatttattatatatgttatcgttaaaacaaaaaatatcatgAGACGGATTGTCATTAAAGTCCAatcaaattctatttttaaaaaataatccgTCTCATTTCTACATGTACTCCTCATTTCTACcatctcatttttattttttgtcaattGATAATTAGTTATCTTAATTCTGTGAATTTAGTGAAAACATCAACATAAAAAATTTAGATGAGAAAGAGTAAAAGTTAAGAGTTTGGGAGTAGGATTAGTATTTTCCTAATCAAAATTCTTGTTAACAGCTTAGAATCTTGAGAAGACAACAATATTAACACCAAGACAAGAGTATAACTCTGTGGAAATGGCATCAGTACCACATAAGAAGGTTTTGccgtttaaaattttttttttttgatttggtTCAGACgctaataaaaaagaaagctcAAATGGGGTGAACACTCATAGAACCtccacttttttattttcttcttcttcttcaattcttcttcgAATCAATCACAGGCCCCATCACCCATAGTGCTCTTCTCTCTTCATCTCTCTCTGCACTGTACCACACAGCACCCATAAGTAGGCAGAGGAGAAGGGAGAAAATCTCGGGTCAAATTTGAATCTTTATGGAGCATCttgtcaacaacattataagaCCACCCAGGTAGAAGGAACACTATCCAGAAATTATGCTACttgtgcatgtatatatatgtatttgtggtgttaaagtttgaatctttttGTCATAGTGTGAATCTTTATGTGGGCTTGTTTAATCTGTTCCTAAAGTTTATGGTGAATGATGAATGGCTACCCATTTAGGGGTACTGTTGACTGTTGAgggtttttgtgtttttttagcCAAGATATCTTTTTGAAGTTTGAACCTAAGTATAGGAATATAGGGTGTAGCTTTGATTTGCTGCTTTCTGGAGCTGAATTTTGAAGTTCAGTGTACAATAATGGCTTGCTGAACTTCACTTGTGTCTTTGGAGATGAAGAGATGGCTACTGATCTTAAAGCTTGCTGTGAAGGACTCCATTGTTATGTTTACTGATTATCTAATTTCAGTAGATTTGAAGTTTAATTTTCTGATGTGCATCTAATAATCTAGATATTTCATATTTCCCTAAAATAAGCCCATATTTTGCTTTTGCTGTTTTCtgtagttcaatttttttttttaattttaaatttattattttttaatcaatttgtaAGAGATTGGGGTTGTTGTGCTAGATGCGTAAAGTAACATGTATAAAGGGATTATTTTAGGATTTCTTAATATTGCTTCATCAAGTATACCGAATGCATTTTCACGCACGAATTATGTTTGAACTGAAGGAGTTTATTTGAAGACTTGCTTTGGGTATTGATGACTTATTTTCAGTATATATTCCGAAGAATTTGGTATTAATGAGTTTACCTCTGCTGGACTTCAGAGCTGAATATGACCCCAAAGATGATTTACTAGATGAAGAATTCATGCTTAAAGGAAAGTGGTACCAACGAAAGGATTTGGAGGTACAGCTTGATACGTTTGAATGCATGACTCTTCTATTATCAGTTGAAAggttattattataatcttttATGTCTTATGATGCCTCCCTTAACTCCACTTTGCGTCTCcatatttattgttttgaaaGTTTCGCTCGTAACACTGTCTATCTTTTACCtgaaatttattatgtttattattcGATTGCATAGTTGTAAAATGGGACAGTGCATGTATCATTATCTTGACAAATctagtgaaatttttatttaaatacggagtattaatttattttgttttttctacttttctttAGATAAATATTGACAAATCTAGTGACAAACCATTGCTATATCCTTTTATATCTGAATAAGGGCCATATGAAGCATGGGTTTTCGAATTTTTGTTATCAGCATATGATTGAAATGCTATCAACATTCTGCAGCTTAAAAACATTCGAGGCGATGTTCTTAAATGTAGCCATTACATGCCAATCATCAGTCCTGAAGGAAAGGCACTGCCTTGTGTAATATACTGTCATGGAAACAGGTTTGTGAGCCTTTGGAATCAAAACGTGATTGATTTTTTACTAGAAGTCATTGGAGAACGATGGTTAAGCACAAACCTCGAAGCAGACATCGTTCTCTATTCAAATTATTAGATTGGGAGGTTATTCATGGGTTACCCTATAGAATGTAGGAATATACTTTAAGAACTTCCTCCTATCCCTTCTATCCGTAGTTAAATGTGTAAAATTTTCCATGTAGTTTAGATACTATTGTGTATGTCTCATATGTCTTATATGTACTGGAGGATGATAGGTGTTGGACGGAACGGATCGGATTGGAGTGAGGTCCAACACCGATCCGTGTTATGTTTTTCATCTTTAGTCACGTAATGTGGAGTGGGTCGGGGACGGTACAGGGGTAATTTTGTACATTTACATGTTTAGAGTTGCATATTGCTCCCATGGACGTAGGCACATTGCTGAACCATGTAAAtcttgttttctttgttttcttgccattatttcttgttcaaaCAGATACTAACTATTTCTTTGTTATGATCCTTTCCCAGTGGTTCTAGAGCTGATGCCAGTGAAGCTGCTATAATACTATTGCCATCAAACATTACCGTTTTTGCCCTAGATTTCTCTGGATCTGGATTGTCCGGGGGAGAACATGTTACTTTGGGATGGAATGAAGTAAGTAGCTAAGGAACTTGTTTGACTTTTTTGTTGGAATATTCACCTTGCAGTTGATTTGTTCTGCAGAAGGATGATCTTAAATCTGTCGTTGAATACTTAAGGCGGGATGGAAATATATCTTCGATTGGCTTGTGGGGTCGATCTATGGGTGCTGTTACTAGGTATAATAACTCTCGTGTCTGTACTTCCTTGAAATTCTTGTTGAGTGCGGGacttgtatgtgtgtgtgtgtgtttttttttttggtcttatATGCATAAATCTAAGTCCTGCTGCTCGTTGCTCGTGCAGGTGTTGATAAAATTAAAGTGACTAATTTTAGGCGCTTCGTTTTGCAGCCTGCTGTATGGAGCTCAGGATCCTTCTATTGCGGGAATAGTTTTGGACAGCCCCTTCTCGAACCTGGTTGATTTGATGATGGAAGTTGCGGGCACTAATGCAATACGGCTTCCCAAGTTCACTGTAAGCTGCTCCGTTTGTAAATTCTAAATGTGATGCACTGAGAGTCAACTATTCCCCCGCTGTCTCCATgggttaatatattatttttctcttctttatgGCTTAAAAAtatgttcctttttttttttttttttcacattctTCCCTCGTTTACCCGGTGGGGATTTGTTTGATGTTTCTTTAACTTGTTTGCTTTTCTTACTTCTAGCTCAAGTTCGCAATCCAATTCATGCGGAGATCAGTTCTTAAGAAGGCAAAATTTGACATAATGGAGTTGGATACAATCAAGGTACCTTTACGTAAAATGTCTTCTTGAGTTATTATTTTGTGTAATTACCCGAAAATGTGAGGGAATTTTCTCGGAGCTACGATATCTCTATTAACTGGAACAAGTAATTGTATTCATATAATAACCGAACTTTTGGGATGAACTTGATTGGCATTTCCTCAAGAGAAAAATCTCGACTTTTAAGCTGGCTGCAAAATAAGATTCGTTCATTTATCTGCATATGTGATCTTTACGTGGGTTCGATTCATTCATTTTAAGTAGCATGATTCCATCACTTCGGTTTGTGTAGGTTGCAAGGCGTTGCTTTGTACCTTTGTTGCTGGGTCACGCTGTGGATGACGATTTTATCCAGCCACATCACTCTGATCGCATATTCGATGCTTATATGGTAAAACTTGATTATGCCTACTTGTGTGCTTAATAGtaacagtaatttttttttttcttgttttcacTGTTCCCAGCATTGGGCACAAATTGCGTATTTTATCCGCTTTGTAGTGATGCCTTAATGGTAATCCCGGCAGGGGgagaaaaatattatcaaatttgaCGGTGATCACAACTCTCAGCGTCCCCAGTTTTACTTCGATTCCATAAGTATATTTTTCAACAATGTCTTACAACCTCCCGATGATGATACGTTTTTTGACATACCACCGGATTATTTTGGCAAGGTAATTCACTTATAGAATGCTTATCGTTATTAGTTCGAGTGTTTGACTACAGGGAAACTGCTACTTATTCTGAcctattaattacatttaactATACGACCCGTAGGTGTGTAGTGTTCATGAAGTGAAATATTCAGACGATCTTTTAACTTCCCCGATAGGTACCGTCTAATTCTTATCTGTTCTCCGATCCCCATTTTTTGGGCTGTTTTAGTCGTGTATGGTTTATTTTAAGTCGAGTTTCTTGGTTTTTGATTAATTTCACGTGCAGCGTTAAGTAGCACCAAAGATACTAGTAAGCAAATTCATGCCCAAAGATCTATAAGTTCTACACAGGTATCGTCTTTAGCTACTGAGACGTTGTGCTAGAACAAATGTTAGAGGGGATTTTAGCGTTTATTATGTTATGCTAATTCTAGAAGTTTAGTTGCAAGAAAATTTGTTGGTGGTTTATAATTGTGTTGATTTGTTTAATAAAAGTTGATTACTAGCATTCCCGCTTGGCAAATAGGCGTTTGTGCTGTTCTATTGAACAAACTCGTGTTTTGCAGCAAGGTGTTGTAGCTTATCCCGCCCCGTCGTCTTCAAACCTGATCAGCTTTGAACTCTCGAATGGCGATCCCTGCGGTCCAGGCGTGCTTGCGTCGATAGATGACGATGAGTACGTGGAATACTCGCTCGATAACTTGACAGATTTTTCGGAAAGTATGGAGGACGAGAATAAGGTGTGTACATATTCTACTTTTCTTCTGCACGCCATTCTTAGGGCTATTTTTGCCCGTCTTTTGGCCCTTTTAACGTCTTCTAGCCAAAAACTCTCAGATGATCATGGAAGCGGTGAAGGAGTCATTGAAGGACTTGGAAACGAGACCTTCTCGTGCTGAGGAGCTTTCATCGAGCACCAAACAACCGGAATCACTCTCGGATCACGATTCCCAAGGTTCTGCTACAGAACAGCCCGTGCCCTCAAACGAGTCTGCAACGACACCAATAGTCACCAATGGGCACGGTTCAGCACCCGAACTTCAGGTTGCTGATACTAACAAAACGTCTGCCGGACCTCCTAATTTGATTCCATCAGCAAACGAATCAGAAAACAGCGGGGCGTCTGCTGACAGCAACGTTTCTGTTGACAACCTGAGTTCAGCTAGCTTAGATTTGGTTGATCACACGAAAGTCACGGTGACAGTCATAAAGAACCCGACAACCAACATAATGAACGGTTTGTTGCGCCGTTGGGATCTTAACTTCTTCAGAAATAGATGATGATTGTGAGTGGGGTAAAGGCTATTGTTAAAGCTGATTGGTATTGTATAGTTTACAAAGGTTTAACCCTGAGAGAGTATGCATTATTTAGAGTTGAGAGAGATGGAGAAAGAAGTGTTTTGGGGGTGTCTGTGAAATGTGAATCATGTATGGGGACTAAGATTTTTGTTagaagggatttttttttttttttttttNTTTTGTTagaagggattttt includes:
- the LOC116002163 gene encoding uncharacterized protein LOC116002163 isoform X1 codes for the protein MEHLVNNIIRPPRAEYDPKDDLLDEEFMLKGKWYQRKDLELKNIRGDVLKCSHYMPIISPEGKALPCVIYCHGNSGSRADASEAAIILLPSNITVFALDFSGSGLSGGEHVTLGWNEKDDLKSVVEYLRRDGNISSIGLWGRSMGAVTSLLYGAQDPSIAGIVLDSPFSNLVDLMMEVAGTNAIRLPKFTLKFAIQFMRRSVLKKAKFDIMELDTIKVARRCFVPLLLGHAVDDDFIQPHHSDRIFDAYMGEKNIIKFDGDHNSQRPQFYFDSISIFFNNVLQPPDDDTFFDIPPDYFGKVCSVHEVKYSDDLLTSPIALSSTKDTSKQIHAQRSISSTQQGVVAYPAPSSSNLISFELSNGDPCGPGVLASIDDDEYVEYSLDNLTDFSESMEDENKMIMEAVKESLKDLETRPSRAEELSSSTKQPESLSDHDSQGSATEQPVPSNESATTPIVTNGHGSAPELQVADTNKTSAGPPNLIPSANESENSGASADSNVSVDNLSSASLDLVDHTKVTVTVIKNPTTNIMNGLLRRWDLNFFRNR
- the LOC116002163 gene encoding uncharacterized protein LOC116002163 isoform X2; the encoded protein is MSLPLLDFRAEYDPKDDLLDEEFMLKGKWYQRKDLELKNIRGDVLKCSHYMPIISPEGKALPCVIYCHGNSGSRADASEAAIILLPSNITVFALDFSGSGLSGGEHVTLGWNEKDDLKSVVEYLRRDGNISSIGLWGRSMGAVTSLLYGAQDPSIAGIVLDSPFSNLVDLMMEVAGTNAIRLPKFTLKFAIQFMRRSVLKKAKFDIMELDTIKVARRCFVPLLLGHAVDDDFIQPHHSDRIFDAYMGEKNIIKFDGDHNSQRPQFYFDSISIFFNNVLQPPDDDTFFDIPPDYFGKVCSVHEVKYSDDLLTSPIALSSTKDTSKQIHAQRSISSTQQGVVAYPAPSSSNLISFELSNGDPCGPGVLASIDDDEYVEYSLDNLTDFSESMEDENKMIMEAVKESLKDLETRPSRAEELSSSTKQPESLSDHDSQGSATEQPVPSNESATTPIVTNGHGSAPELQVADTNKTSAGPPNLIPSANESENSGASADSNVSVDNLSSASLDLVDHTKVTVTVIKNPTTNIMNGLLRRWDLNFFRNR
- the LOC116002163 gene encoding uncharacterized protein LOC116002163 isoform X5, translating into MKNSCLKESGTNERIWSGSRADASEAAIILLPSNITVFALDFSGSGLSGGEHVTLGWNEKDDLKSVVEYLRRDGNISSIGLWGRSMGAVTSLLYGAQDPSIAGIVLDSPFSNLVDLMMEVAGTNAIRLPKFTLKFAIQFMRRSVLKKAKFDIMELDTIKVARRCFVPLLLGHAVDDDFIQPHHSDRIFDAYMGEKNIIKFDGDHNSQRPQFYFDSISIFFNNVLQPPDDDTFFDIPPDYFGKVCSVHEVKYSDDLLTSPIALSSTKDTSKQIHAQRSISSTQQGVVAYPAPSSSNLISFELSNGDPCGPGVLASIDDDEYVEYSLDNLTDFSESMEDENKMIMEAVKESLKDLETRPSRAEELSSSTKQPESLSDHDSQGSATEQPVPSNESATTPIVTNGHGSAPELQVADTNKTSAGPPNLIPSANESENSGASADSNVSVDNLSSASLDLVDHTKVTVTVIKNPTTNIMNGLLRRWDLNFFRNR
- the LOC116002163 gene encoding uncharacterized protein LOC116002163 isoform X4 produces the protein MPIISPEGKALPCVIYCHGNSGSRADASEAAIILLPSNITVFALDFSGSGLSGGEHVTLGWNEKDDLKSVVEYLRRDGNISSIGLWGRSMGAVTSLLYGAQDPSIAGIVLDSPFSNLVDLMMEVAGTNAIRLPKFTLKFAIQFMRRSVLKKAKFDIMELDTIKVARRCFVPLLLGHAVDDDFIQPHHSDRIFDAYMGEKNIIKFDGDHNSQRPQFYFDSISIFFNNVLQPPDDDTFFDIPPDYFGKVCSVHEVKYSDDLLTSPIALSSTKDTSKQIHAQRSISSTQQGVVAYPAPSSSNLISFELSNGDPCGPGVLASIDDDEYVEYSLDNLTDFSESMEDENKMIMEAVKESLKDLETRPSRAEELSSSTKQPESLSDHDSQGSATEQPVPSNESATTPIVTNGHGSAPELQVADTNKTSAGPPNLIPSANESENSGASADSNVSVDNLSSASLDLVDHTKVTVTVIKNPTTNIMNGLLRRWDLNFFRNR
- the LOC116002163 gene encoding uncharacterized protein LOC116002163 isoform X3 → MEHLVNNIIRPPRAEYDPKDDLLDEEFMLKGKWYQRKDLELKNIRGDVLKCSHYMPIISPEGKALPCVIYCHGNSGSRADASEAAIILLPSNITVFALDFSGSGLSGGEHVTLGWNEKDDLKSVVEYLRRDGNISSIGLWGRSMGAVTSLLYGAQDPSIAGIVLDSPFSNLVDLMMEVAGTNAIRLPKFTLKFAIQFMRRSVLKKAKFDIMELDTIKVARRCFVPLLLGHAVDDDFIQPHHSDRIFDAYMGEKNIIKFDGDHNSQRPQFYFDSISIFFNNVLQPPDDDTFFDIPPDYFGKQGVVAYPAPSSSNLISFELSNGDPCGPGVLASIDDDEYVEYSLDNLTDFSESMEDENKMIMEAVKESLKDLETRPSRAEELSSSTKQPESLSDHDSQGSATEQPVPSNESATTPIVTNGHGSAPELQVADTNKTSAGPPNLIPSANESENSGASADSNVSVDNLSSASLDLVDHTKVTVTVIKNPTTNIMNGLLRRWDLNFFRNR
- the LOC116002162 gene encoding protein FAR1-RELATED SEQUENCE 7-like codes for the protein MNREDLGNIMTVRAKPTGSLVLKNNTHHDDEGESRPEPYVGLEFDTAEEAQEFYNLYATKVGFRIRIGQLYRSRVDGSVISRRFVCFKEGFQTNTRVGCPAFIKVQKADSGKWVIATINKEHNHDLELPGEITPARIQRKSLPAPRTTTVLSARTGLRSTDEDGPSGVLDAKRLKREEVGGEPKGEPCKGLEFSSANEAYKFYSTYAANTGFKVRIGQLFRSKLDGSITSRRFVCSKEGHQHPSRVGCGAFMRIQRQESGRWVVDRHQIEHNHDLDRPTDTNRRLSTSVVFKEEASSGLDNLDFIDSNGDLTIVVRGRESKIGSDWYAVLLEYFQTRQAEDMGFFYAVQMCDGRAMNLFWADARSRFSCTQFGDAIVFDTTYRRGSHSVPFASFVGVNHHRQPVLLGCALIADESAESFTWVLQAWQRAMSGRRPVSIIADQDWAVQHSIAQVFPGTHHRFSAWQIVSKEQENLGALLSLNPEFKYEYETCIFQSQTANEFDAAWNVLINKYNLKDNAWLKDMSRMRKSWVPLYIRGTFFAGIPVDGSLKSYFCPMLTPQTPLNEFVLRYEKAIEEGRDEERKEDFNSLNLPTVLHTKDPIEEQCRRLYTTAMFKVFQKELMECYSYVGIKINVEGAISRYLVQKCAPNADERNTVAFNASNLNISCSCRMFEFEGVLCRHALKVFQIMNVRELPSRYILHRWSKSAKYGILRDVDSGGGSQDFRALMLWSLREEANKFIETGATSLERYKLAFEIMQEGNRTLRWQN